A genomic window from Streptomyces sp. HUAS YS2 includes:
- a CDS encoding NAD(P)H-dependent glycerol-3-phosphate dehydrogenase — MTRPVKAAVFGTGSWGTAFGMVLADAGCEVVLWGRRAELVDAINTTRVNPDYLPGIELPANLRATTDPAEAARDADFTVLAVPSQTLRGNLAEWAPKLAPETVLVSLMKGVELGTAERMSEVIMEVADVPAERVAVLTGPNLAKEIATRQPAAAVVACADESVAERFQAACMTPYFRPYTNTDVVGCELGGAVKNVIGLAVGIANGMGLGDNSKATLITRGLAETTRLGLAMGADPLTFSGLAGLGDLVATCSSPLSRNNTFGTNLGRGMTLQETIAATKQTAEGVKSCESVLDLARRHGVDMPITETVVSIVHEGKPPIVALKELMSRSAKSERR; from the coding sequence GTGACTCGTCCCGTCAAGGCGGCTGTCTTCGGTACGGGATCGTGGGGCACGGCCTTCGGCATGGTCCTCGCCGACGCCGGCTGCGAGGTGGTCCTGTGGGGCCGGCGCGCCGAGCTCGTCGACGCGATCAACACCACCCGCGTCAACCCGGACTACCTGCCCGGCATCGAACTCCCGGCGAACCTGCGCGCCACGACCGACCCCGCCGAGGCCGCCCGCGACGCCGACTTCACCGTCCTCGCCGTCCCCTCGCAGACCCTGCGCGGCAACCTCGCCGAGTGGGCTCCCAAGCTCGCCCCGGAAACCGTCCTCGTCTCCCTGATGAAGGGCGTCGAACTCGGCACCGCCGAGCGCATGAGCGAGGTCATCATGGAGGTCGCCGACGTCCCCGCCGAGCGCGTGGCCGTCCTCACCGGCCCCAACCTGGCCAAGGAGATCGCCACCCGGCAGCCCGCCGCCGCCGTCGTCGCCTGCGCCGACGAGTCCGTCGCCGAACGGTTCCAGGCCGCCTGCATGACCCCGTACTTCCGCCCGTACACCAACACCGACGTCGTCGGCTGCGAGCTCGGCGGCGCGGTCAAGAACGTCATCGGGCTCGCCGTCGGCATCGCCAACGGCATGGGACTCGGGGACAACTCCAAGGCCACGCTGATCACCCGCGGCCTCGCCGAGACGACCCGGCTCGGCCTCGCCATGGGCGCGGACCCGCTCACCTTCTCCGGCCTCGCCGGCCTCGGCGACCTGGTGGCCACCTGTTCCTCGCCGCTCTCCCGCAACAACACCTTCGGCACCAACCTGGGCCGCGGGATGACCCTGCAGGAGACCATCGCGGCCACCAAGCAGACCGCCGAGGGCGTCAAGTCCTGCGAGTCCGTGCTCGATCTGGCCCGCCGCCACGGCGTCGACATGCCGATCACCGAGACGGTCGTCTCGATCGTCCACGAGGGCAAGCCTCCGATCGTCGCGCTCAAGGAACTGATGTCCCGCAGCGCGAAGTCCGAACGCCGCTGA